aggaaataataaaaagaacgAAGCTCGACATCCAGGGCCGGGGGATGCCTTAGAGGCTCAGACCTCTAAGCCTTGATTATGGCGCCATGCCCTTTTTGGGACCCCGACTGAGCGCTATTCCTTATTGGGACCCCGACCGCTGGCACGGGGGTGTGTGGCTGATGTCGCAGTCGCAACGATGGCTCATTATGAGTCAATCGTGGAGAGGCAGCACCGTTTCTCTTTCATAATAATGCAGATTTCACTCAGAGCAGCGACTCGTATCAATAATTGGGATCATCGTCGAATTGTGGTCGACCCGTTGAGACTGGAAACTGACATCATGGTCCTTTTTGGTTGTGTACTGGGTCTCTCCCATGATTTATAAAGAATCGAATTTGTATGGTCAATCAATCTACGCCGTTATAACAGTTTTTAAAAGTTGCGACGGTCGGCGCCCAGTTCGTTGTCTGATTTCCCACAGCCCCAGGAAGTGTGTCTGCCAATCATACAGTCAAATTCCAGGCCTTAAAAGATGTTTGCTTCGCATTTGAAGGCTTTAGGCCGTGCGTTAAGCGCGGAGTCACGCCTGGTCCCCGGATTTGCCCCAGCCGCTCAGCCCCTGGCAAGTCGAAACATCGTATGACTATGGTGTCTTTCGCTTCCATCTGATAAGAATCGAACCTTGTTTTAGATATGCATAAATGTTCGAGCGTCCAACGCAGACGCTTGGTTAACTAAGTGGCGGGTGCCAGATCTCCAAACAAGAATCTGTGCCTAGTCTTGACAGTACAAATCGGTCATCATGAAGTCGAGTGATTTCATCTTTATCGTATTGGGAATCTAATCACTAACGCCATAATGTAGAAGAGAAAACGACCGTAAGACTAAAGACTAGTAACGTACAACTCCCGAGAAAACACAACACCCCGCTCCATTGATTCAGAAGTCGGAGCTCGAGACTTTTAAACGAGGTatatcaacagcaacaactcCGCTCAACAACAATTAACTATCAAATTATGCCTGCGCGGCCTCCGTGGGGATTTCCTTCGCCGTTCCGGAAAGGTCAGTGGCCGGCGTGATTCTCTTCGATCGGTAGTTCTTGATGGCGGCTGTGACGGCGTCTTCGGCAAGGAGAGAGCAGTGCACTAAGAAAATCGATGTCAGCAACCAACCATATCATCGAAAGATTGTCATAAGAAACTCACATTTGACAGGTGGTAAGCAGAGTTCAGAAGCAATATCTGTGTTGGTGATCTTGGCGGCTTCGTCCACTAATCAACATGTCAGTCATCAATTCTTGCACATTTCGGAAACCACGGGAACCACGAACAGGTCTTGCCCCTCAACAGGGTGGTCAGATAGCTTGAGCTAGCAATGGCTGAACCACAGCCGAAGGTCTTGAAACGGGTCTCGGTGATTTTTCCAGTCGCCTCATCCACCTGGATGTCGAGTCGGATAACGTCGCCACAGGCGGGGGCGCCGACGAGACCGGTGCCTACATCGACGGACTTGCGGTTCAGAGCACCAACATTGCGGGGGTTTGAGTAGTGATCGATCAGTTTGAGGAAGTTAGCCTTCAGAACATAACCGAGGGAAAGGGCATGGGCACATATCTTTCTCGTGGTAGGCTCTGACCATGGAAGGGGGGACGATGTTGCGACTGGCGATGCCAGGGCGGACCGCGCTGGTCATGCGAAGAGCAGTTCTGATGGATTGCATATTTGTAGTGTGATAGAGATGGGTTGATGAATACTAGTGAGGGGAGATGTATTATgatggaggcagaggagTTGACGTCGGTTCTTATCAGATCCGCGTAAATTTGTGGCGACCCTGCTTAGAAACAGGTCAGGTGAGATGAGTGTTCTGGAACAGGCATGGCGCCGGTTGATGTAATGGGCGGAGGCCAATGATATCACACCAATTTCCCGAGCTTGCCCGCTTGGCGCTCCGAAGTCCGATCTCCGAGGTTGGAGGTCCGCGGGCAACTCTTCACTCAACAAACTCTCGTCTCGTATTCACAGATCATGGATTATGGGTGAAGGATGAAGGATGACACAACACTCTGTGTC
This genomic interval from Aspergillus puulaauensis MK2 DNA, chromosome 7, nearly complete sequence contains the following:
- the ISU1 gene encoding putative iron-sulfur cofactor synthesis protein (Isu1) (COG:C;~EggNog:ENOG410PNQY;~InterPro:IPR002871,IPR011339;~PFAM:PF01592;~go_function: GO:0005506 - iron ion binding [Evidence IEA];~go_function: GO:0051536 - iron-sulfur cluster binding [Evidence IEA];~go_process: GO:0016226 - iron-sulfur cluster assembly [Evidence IEA]), with the protein product MQSIRTALRMTSAVRPGIASRNIVPPSMANFLKLIDHYSNPRNVGALNRKSVDVGTGLVGAPACGDVIRLDIQVDEATGKITETRFKTFGCGSAIASSSYLTTLLRGKTLDEAAKITNTDIASELCLPPVKLHCSLLAEDAVTAAIKNYRSKRITPATDLSGTAKEIPTEAAQA